Proteins from a genomic interval of Niabella soli DSM 19437:
- a CDS encoding DUF4870 domain-containing protein, whose product METGPQGINDNESKTIAVISYLTPIGWIIAYVMHHNNKSVFASYHLRQTLLLMLISLGVYVVQTMLLFIPYIGWLITLFSMVLNIGLLVLWVIGLIAAINGEEKPIPLIGEKAQLLFAKIV is encoded by the coding sequence ATGGAAACAGGACCACAAGGGATCAATGATAATGAAAGTAAAACGATTGCTGTCATCAGTTATCTTACACCTATTGGCTGGATAATTGCCTATGTGATGCACCACAACAATAAATCAGTGTTTGCCAGTTATCACCTGCGGCAAACCTTACTGCTGATGCTTATTTCCCTGGGCGTTTATGTTGTTCAAACTATGCTTTTGTTTATTCCTTATATCGGCTGGCTGATAACACTATTCTCTATGGTGCTAAATATCGGCTTATTGGTATTATGGGTTATTGGTCTGATCGCGGCAATAAACGGCGAGGAAAAACCCATTCCCCTGATCGGTGAAAAAGCACAATTGCTCTTTGCGAAAATAGTATAA
- a CDS encoding tetratricopeptide repeat protein, which translates to MEYLNKQYPDNTTILNNLGQAWFYLGDVDRANEKLDKVIKAFAYHPQANYTQCLIQESKGNKAPAIEKMKNSLAYSYSLDKINKLRKLGYSVKGSDMRTPFRPDPDPLGLHNFMRPDAPTSYEEELRLGADWDAFQKQVYDKISALNKQELPYLQANNQKAQQAYQQYQNAKGDLSKLTAAPKQKENIYGKTAEKNLEEMSKDGGIAYRLETAKKQIDNLRNDFDNKNEAERKQLEKENKIIAETETEYAHKGENVGFDNCKVQKKYSEWVYKNYNKPLEEAYKNYLHQLYIKINEELYWRQFTTDATAFEAVKIGAKKEWLAALSNTRYIATDKYGKCAPPQSKDSRYKLADFDDMHCTYKSVLDFGVYKQIVECGKMRVEFDAGRLSGNFNFKAGNDGRDHFDNATLEATVIDKSISTNKGPLQIGASVKAGVGVTFTSQGIEDVYATGEAKVTVKSNSIETFDQHISEASGGDKSQPGMGDAQLSDKGVEVGVSGKMSLISGNTSSNIFVNTPQ; encoded by the coding sequence TTGGAATATCTAAACAAACAATATCCAGACAACACCACTATTCTCAACAACCTGGGGCAGGCATGGTTTTATTTGGGAGACGTGGACAGGGCCAACGAAAAACTGGATAAAGTGATAAAAGCATTTGCTTACCATCCGCAGGCAAATTATACGCAATGCCTGATACAGGAAAGTAAAGGCAATAAAGCACCGGCAATTGAAAAAATGAAAAACTCCCTGGCTTACAGCTACTCTTTAGATAAAATAAACAAGCTGCGCAAGCTGGGCTATTCTGTAAAGGGAAGCGACATGCGCACGCCTTTTCGCCCCGACCCCGACCCACTGGGGTTGCATAATTTCATGCGGCCTGACGCCCCCACTTCTTATGAAGAGGAACTAAGGCTGGGTGCAGATTGGGACGCTTTTCAAAAACAGGTATATGATAAAATAAGTGCGCTTAACAAACAGGAACTACCTTACCTGCAAGCCAATAATCAAAAGGCCCAACAGGCGTACCAACAATATCAAAATGCCAAAGGCGATTTAAGTAAACTAACTGCCGCCCCCAAACAAAAAGAAAATATTTACGGGAAAACAGCAGAAAAAAACCTTGAAGAAATGTCGAAGGACGGAGGCATTGCCTATCGGTTGGAAACAGCCAAAAAGCAAATTGATAATTTGAGGAATGATTTTGACAACAAAAACGAAGCAGAAAGAAAACAACTCGAAAAAGAGAACAAGATTATTGCGGAAACCGAAACTGAATATGCCCATAAAGGTGAAAATGTTGGTTTTGATAATTGTAAAGTACAGAAAAAATACAGTGAGTGGGTATATAAAAATTACAATAAACCCCTGGAAGAAGCTTACAAAAATTACCTGCATCAATTGTATATAAAAATCAACGAAGAGCTGTACTGGCGGCAGTTTACAACAGACGCAACTGCATTTGAAGCTGTTAAAATTGGAGCCAAGAAAGAATGGCTAGCGGCCCTATCCAACACAAGATATATTGCCACCGACAAATACGGCAAGTGTGCTCCTCCCCAAAGTAAAGATTCCCGATACAAGTTGGCCGACTTTGATGATATGCATTGCACCTATAAATCAGTACTTGATTTTGGGGTGTACAAACAGATAGTAGAATGTGGTAAAATGCGGGTAGAATTTGACGCTGGAAGGCTGAGTGGCAATTTCAATTTCAAGGCCGGAAATGATGGCAGAGACCACTTTGATAATGCCACTTTAGAAGCTACTGTTATAGACAAATCCATTTCAACCAACAAAGGGCCGCTGCAGATAGGCGCTTCGGTAAAAGCCGGAGTGGGTGTAACGTTTACCAGTCAGGGCATCGAAGATGTATACGCCACCGGCGAAGCCAAAGTAACGGTAAAATCAAATAGTATTGAAACGTTTGATCAGCATATATCCGAAGCTAGTGGCGGCGATAAAAGTCAGCCCGGAATGGGCGATGCACAATTGAGCGACAAAGGTGTTGAGGTAGGCGTTTCGGGCAAAATGAGCCTTATTTCCGGAAACACCTCCTCAAATATTTTTGTAAACACCCCTCAATAA
- a CDS encoding outer membrane protein assembly factor BamB family protein — MKKITFILLFLLCVVSILKAQVPDDAPEARAAAIARLQKAASCQSCNGSPALFMPYGTSCNSREFQAPPILAAPKKQWEINPGWWGVWTPVLIGNLVLAGSCNNDDNAGLSAIDKQTGKTVWRIGNICATGNRRGSTGNIALYELPSGEALLVYPREDGGPTDYYVINIKTGKIVRTLTPAKTGTLRYRGGIFTTLNQSQKEGNSYISALSSDLKSILWQNKEFKLAMPDKSDPLYTPTFSAPASWGGILFQTARNKDQGEPFTRQLQAIDLRTGKTLWRHTAQSVMLKRNEKSYRSDDGIPMIADGKVIIRVQAMAWPNAYAAGLRALDPNSGKILWTTQSAPGLHILSHVAACSMLVTEVQLNGKKELWGYRLNDGTIAWRRVISKNAQLMTSSGGVFYVGERILDNENNYKDHLLQGFDGLTGTLLWTGSYPDHYFGLGNSNNSWDIENPNASTPVWTIDRDGAIYGVTLRGVFKLK, encoded by the coding sequence ATGAAAAAAATAACTTTTATCCTGCTTTTTTTATTGTGTGTAGTTAGTATCCTAAAGGCACAGGTACCCGATGACGCGCCCGAAGCAAGAGCCGCTGCTATTGCCCGGCTGCAAAAGGCCGCTAGCTGCCAGTCTTGTAACGGATCCCCGGCTTTGTTTATGCCTTACGGCACCAGTTGTAACAGTCGCGAATTCCAGGCCCCGCCTATTCTGGCTGCCCCTAAAAAGCAATGGGAAATAAATCCCGGATGGTGGGGGGTGTGGACGCCGGTGCTGATTGGCAACCTGGTACTTGCCGGCAGTTGCAACAATGATGATAACGCCGGGCTTTCGGCTATTGATAAGCAAACAGGAAAAACAGTGTGGCGTATCGGCAATATCTGCGCAACAGGCAACCGGCGTGGTTCAACGGGCAATATAGCGCTCTATGAGCTGCCCTCCGGCGAAGCATTGCTGGTATACCCCCGGGAAGATGGTGGACCTACGGATTACTATGTAATAAATATAAAAACCGGCAAGATCGTGCGTACCCTTACCCCGGCAAAAACAGGAACCCTGCGTTACAGGGGCGGGATATTTACGACACTCAATCAAAGCCAGAAGGAAGGCAACAGTTATATCAGCGCGCTCAGCAGTGATTTGAAAAGTATTCTGTGGCAAAACAAGGAATTTAAACTGGCCATGCCCGACAAATCGGATCCACTATATACGCCTACTTTCAGTGCGCCGGCCTCATGGGGCGGCATCCTGTTTCAGACTGCCAGAAACAAGGATCAGGGCGAACCATTTACGCGACAGTTGCAAGCCATAGATCTTAGAACGGGGAAAACACTTTGGCGGCATACTGCGCAATCGGTAATGCTTAAACGAAATGAAAAATCCTATCGTTCAGACGACGGCATTCCCATGATAGCCGATGGAAAAGTAATCATCCGAGTGCAGGCAATGGCGTGGCCTAATGCATATGCTGCGGGCTTGCGGGCATTGGATCCCAATTCAGGCAAGATCCTGTGGACTACCCAATCGGCACCCGGCCTGCATATTCTTAGCCATGTGGCGGCCTGCAGCATGTTGGTCACTGAAGTGCAGCTAAATGGGAAAAAGGAACTATGGGGCTACCGGCTTAACGATGGAACCATAGCCTGGCGGCGCGTTATTTCTAAAAACGCGCAACTGATGACGTCGTCCGGCGGCGTCTTCTATGTAGGGGAACGCATTCTGGACAATGAAAACAACTATAAAGACCACCTCCTACAGGGCTTTGATGGCCTGACGGGAACGTTGCTCTGGACAGGCAGTTATCCTGATCATTATTTCGGCCTGGGCAATTCTAACAACAGTTGGGATATCGAAAACCCAAACGCCAGCACCCCGGTCTGGACTATTGACCGGGATGGCGCTATATATGGCGTTACGCTAAGAGGCGTCTTTAAATTGAAATAG
- a CDS encoding SET domain-containing protein-lysine N-methyltransferase gives MFFKKQHIEKALAIKAGPSKIHGTGVFAKASFSPGAIIEKVPLILLDATERSRLQYTPLFDHYFLLDHAQTPVALALGMASLYKHAAIPNAAYTILLKKGLLVVKAIALINQDEEITINYHGNTGNKNDEATLY, from the coding sequence ATGTTTTTCAAAAAACAGCATATTGAAAAAGCGCTGGCCATCAAAGCAGGGCCGAGCAAAATTCATGGCACGGGTGTTTTTGCAAAAGCGTCTTTTAGTCCAGGTGCTATTATTGAAAAAGTGCCCCTGATATTGCTGGACGCCACGGAACGGAGCCGACTGCAATACACCCCACTTTTCGATCATTATTTTTTACTGGACCATGCGCAAACACCGGTAGCATTGGCCCTGGGAATGGCTTCATTGTACAAGCATGCAGCCATTCCCAATGCGGCATACACTATTTTATTGAAGAAGGGGTTGCTGGTTGTAAAAGCGATCGCATTGATTAACCAGGACGAAGAGATCACGATTAATTATCACGGGAATACCGGTAATAAAAATGACGAAGCCACTCTATATTAA
- a CDS encoding SET domain-containing protein-lysine N-methyltransferase has protein sequence MTKPLYIKQCKGKGRGVFCKQVIIKEELIESAPLIIIPAAQKAWVMESKLTDYFFNYCETEDALALALGFGSLYNHAEHSNADYRIDYDNRQIDFFALEDIPTGREICINYGGAYGKDYRNWFEDRNIPYQK, from the coding sequence ATGACGAAGCCACTCTATATTAAACAGTGCAAAGGAAAAGGCCGGGGCGTATTTTGCAAACAGGTCATTATAAAAGAGGAGCTGATTGAAAGCGCACCGCTCATTATTATCCCTGCTGCGCAAAAGGCATGGGTTATGGAGTCGAAACTGACCGATTATTTTTTCAACTATTGCGAAACGGAAGACGCCCTCGCACTGGCACTGGGTTTCGGCAGCCTGTACAACCATGCGGAACATAGTAATGCAGATTACAGGATTGATTACGACAACCGGCAAATCGACTTCTTTGCGCTGGAAGACATTCCAACCGGCAGGGAGATATGCATTAACTATGGCGGCGCTTACGGTAAAGATTACCGGAACTGGTTTGAAGACAGGAATATTCCTTATCAAAAATAG